In Lotus japonicus ecotype B-129 chromosome 5, LjGifu_v1.2, one genomic interval encodes:
- the LOC130721265 gene encoding HVA22-like protein j, translating to MLGDFINRCLILLLGYAYPGFECYKTVEKNRVDIEELRFWCKYWIIVALFTVLEKFADIFLAWIPMYGETKLILFVYMWYPKTKGTGYIYETVLRPCISRHENEIDRKLLEWRARAWDYVIFYWQYCAQFGHSAFLMALQQLATQSTKIIPTPAATQKNVNDAQVQTAAAEMTVKQASFQMKQNSTLSKSKKWPPSPPTSPTATTNTIHRSSSTISETPRKSKTMHQVPVDHSSSEEYLEEEEALMDPEPVTLDQEVKDDEQRVGVSVRDRINRARARLRRLDSSQTPKTPRTPQKRQQ from the exons ATGTTGGGGGATTTCATTAATCGGTGCCTCAT ACTTCTTCTGGGGTATGCGTACCCTGGATTCGAATGCTATAAAACAGTGGAGAAAAATAGGGTGGATATAGAAGAGCTTCGATTCTGGTGCAAATACTG GATCATTGTGGCCCTCTTCACAGTACtggaaaagtttgcagatatcttTCTTGCATG GATTCCAATGTACGGAGAGACGAAACTGATTCTCTTTGTCTACATGTGGTATCCCAAAACAAAG gGTACGGGATATATTTATGAGACCGTGTTGCGGCCCTGCATATCAAGGCACGAAAATGAGATTGACAGGAAATTGCTAGAGTGGAGGGCAAGGGCATGGGACTATGTGATATTTTACTGGCAATATTGCGCGCAATTCGGGCATTCTGCATTTCTCATGGCGCTTCAGCAATTAGCTACTCAATCTACAAAAATTATTCCTACCCCAGCAGCAACTCAGAAAAACGTGAACGATGCACAGGTCCAAACCGCTGCAGCAGAAATGACTGTAAAACAAGCATCTTTCCAGATGAAGCAAAACAGCACCTTGAGCAAGAGCAAGAAGTGGCCGCCAAGTCCCCCAACATCACCGACCGCCACCACAAATACAATTCACCGCAGCAGCAGCACCATCTCAGAGACTCCTCGAAAGTCTAAAACCATGCACCAGGTTCCGGTCGATCATTCCTCTTCGGAAGAGTAtttagaagaggaagaggcaTTGATGGACCCTGAACCTGTTACATTAGATCAGGAAGTAAAAGATGATGAGCAGCGCGTGGGTGTGAGCGTGAGGGACAGGATCAACCGCGCTCGCGCGAGGCTAAGGAGGTTAGATTCCTCACAAACCCCCAAAACACCGCGAACACCACAAAAACGACAGCAGTAA
- the LOC130719217 gene encoding transcription repressor OFP13-like, with the protein MKFLSLLKRRSSSSSWGFPYCHPPQTLSFRANQNDVLFKTMNSAYIDSPTTATTITSVTATTNTPSTEIQESTESVFTESPNSPSIIAATTTNTTNTEIQEITDSVFTESPLSASFSSISDNDSRGGADQIDILIRGLRDLDRLFVEPEKSSSIFEAKIGASESFASSPFRDSLVQPVDSGDPYWDFRNSMEEMAEAHGVNTWEDLEELLYLFLRLNEKTNHEYIVDAYVDFLKDLAVDSNDPCPSPASCGGDQKEVHARAPSFSPWLFEQVKKEIGPEDEASSSSYSNT; encoded by the coding sequence atgaagtttctttctcttctaaaaagaagatcctcttcttcttcatggggCTTTCCCTATTGTCACCCACCCCAAACCCTTTCTTTCAGAGCCAACCAAAACGATGTCTTATTCAAAACCATGAATTCAGCCTACATAGACTCCCCCACTACTGCCACCACTATTACCTCTGTCACTGCCACCACCAACACTCCTAGCACGGAGATTCAGGAAAGCACCGAATCGGTTTTCACTGAATCTCCCAACTCCCCCTCCatcatcgccgccaccaccaccaacactacTAACACGGAGATTCAGGAAATCACCGATTCCGTTTTCACTGAATCTCCGTTGTCAGCGAGTTTCTCATCGATTTCTGACAATGACTCGAGGGGTGGTGCGGACCAAATTGATATTCTGATCCGCGGTTTGCGCGATTTAGATCGGCTTTTCGTTGAGCCAGAAAAGTCCAGCTCCATTTTTGAGGCCAAAATTGGGGCTTCAGAAAGCTTTGCGTCCTCGCCGTTCAGAGACAGCTTGGTGCAGCCGGTGGATTCCGGAGACCCTTACTGGGATTTCCgaaattccatggaggagatggcGGAGGCTCACGGTGTCAACACCTGGGAGGATCTCGAGGAGCTTTTGTATTTGTTCTTGAGGCTGAATGAGAAAACCAATCATGAGTACATTGTGGATGCTTATGTTGATTTTTTGAAGGATCTTGCGGTTGATTCCAACGATCCTTGCCCTTCTCCTGCATCGTGTGGTGGTGATCAGAAGGAGGTTCATGCTCGTGCCCCTAGTTTTTCTCCTTGGCTGTTTGAACAAGTGAAAAAAGAGATTGGACCTGAAGATGAGGCTTCTTCGTCTTCATATTCAAACACCTGA